The proteins below come from a single Dehalococcoidia bacterium genomic window:
- a CDS encoding MFS transporter has translation MGSGETGSQGAVWTARGIAFVAFLDLFSQFPVVAPYARQLGASPALVGATVGAYSFANLFGNVAAGPLLDRWGRKPALLLSLVAAAGALILYTLVQTAEQLVAVRVIHGLAAAVLSPGAFALLGDNARPEARARTFGSAAALIAVAAVIGPALAGIARERFGAPAVFLSVAALLLTTAVVVALVVRERPLTAPEEGPLRSLAGLLRRRPLAIAFTAVFALTVALGMIVTLLPIVLDARGEPARASGTAFSVYALVALLGLAGPAARLADRAGRGRPIAAGLFGVAAAMALLAAVDSLPGVYVGMAVFGLGFSLLFPAAAALVADGARSAERGAAFGIFYAVYSAGAVVGAASAGLLSERAGVLSPVPFATGALIALLAVPVALLERSRGERPWPISR, from the coding sequence ATGGGCTCAGGTGAGACCGGAAGCCAGGGTGCCGTCTGGACAGCGCGCGGAATTGCGTTCGTCGCCTTCCTCGACCTGTTCAGTCAGTTTCCCGTCGTTGCGCCTTATGCTCGCCAACTCGGCGCAAGCCCGGCGCTGGTCGGTGCGACGGTCGGCGCCTACTCCTTCGCCAACCTCTTCGGCAATGTCGCGGCTGGCCCTCTGCTCGACCGCTGGGGCCGCAAGCCGGCGCTGCTTCTCAGTCTCGTTGCGGCGGCAGGCGCCCTCATTCTCTACACGCTCGTCCAAACCGCCGAGCAATTGGTCGCGGTGCGCGTGATCCACGGTCTTGCCGCCGCGGTGCTCTCCCCCGGCGCGTTCGCCCTCCTCGGCGATAATGCGCGCCCAGAAGCGCGCGCCCGCACCTTCGGTTCGGCCGCCGCGCTGATCGCGGTCGCCGCCGTGATCGGACCCGCGCTCGCCGGCATCGCGCGGGAACGGTTCGGCGCGCCTGCCGTCTTCCTCAGCGTCGCCGCCCTTCTGCTCACAACGGCGGTCGTTGTCGCTCTCGTCGTGCGCGAACGTCCCTTGACCGCCCCGGAAGAGGGCCCGCTCCGCTCCCTGGCCGGTCTGCTGCGCCGGCGGCCACTCGCGATCGCGTTTACCGCTGTCTTCGCGCTAACCGTCGCGCTTGGGATGATCGTCACCCTGCTGCCGATCGTGCTCGATGCCCGCGGCGAGCCCGCCCGCGCAAGCGGCACCGCCTTCAGCGTCTATGCGCTGGTCGCGCTTCTCGGCCTTGCCGGACCGGCAGCGCGGCTGGCCGATCGCGCGGGACGCGGCCGCCCGATCGCGGCCGGCCTGTTCGGCGTCGCGGCAGCGATGGCCCTGCTCGCCGCCGTCGACTCGCTCCCCGGCGTCTATGTCGGGATGGCAGTCTTCGGGCTCGGATTCTCTCTGCTCTTCCCCGCTGCAGCTGCCCTCGTCGCTGATGGCGCCCGCTCAGCGGAGCGCGGCGCCGCCTTCGGCATCTTCTACGCCGTGTACTCGGCAGGCGCTGTCGTCGGGGCAGCAAGCGCCGGGCTGCTGAGCGAGCGCGCTGGCGTTCTCTCTCCCGTTCCCTTTGCAACGGGCGCTCTCATTGCGCTCCTTGCCGTCCCAGTCGCCCTGCTCGAGCGCTCGAGAGGAGAGCGTCCATGGCCGATCTCGCGCTGA
- a CDS encoding MarR family transcriptional regulator, with protein sequence MTEPVAAAIRARLKSPAVRLHRQIVWTQLHLQRSIEKALAPLGLSTAKFYILLTLGQTEGQIATPTQIGRQLALERVNLTAIMDRMERDDLIRRERHPSDRRSCLVRLTDYGYDVLDRAITLYLPAIDELLARLDTEEKDRVRASLEKIYTLQFR encoded by the coding sequence GTGACCGAACCCGTTGCCGCCGCCATCCGCGCCCGGCTCAAGTCACCCGCGGTGCGCTTGCATCGCCAGATCGTCTGGACGCAGCTGCATCTTCAGCGCTCCATCGAAAAGGCGCTCGCTCCCCTCGGGTTGTCTACCGCAAAGTTTTACATCCTGCTAACCCTCGGGCAGACTGAGGGGCAAATCGCTACCCCCACTCAGATCGGACGCCAGCTCGCTCTGGAGCGGGTGAATCTGACGGCGATCATGGACCGCATGGAGCGGGATGACCTCATTCGCCGCGAACGTCATCCCTCTGACCGCCGCTCCTGCCTCGTTCGGCTGACCGACTATGGGTACGACGTGCTCGACCGAGCGATCACGCTCTACCTCCCGGCGATCGATGAACTGCTGGCACGTCTCGACACCGAAGAAAAGGACCGCGTTCGCGCAAGCCTCGAGAAGATTTACACGCTTCAGTTCCGGTGA
- a CDS encoding amidohydrolase family protein codes for MLCDAHTHIFPPAIVAAPDAVDDPYFRELYAAPRPRLADGPALLRLMDQAEVAQAVIVGWGWRDLEQCRRGNDYLLEEAARQPRRFIPFVTVPPLAGEAALREIERAAAGGARGIGELMPDGQGVRPDDAAMDAVVAVAARLGLPVLIHASEPVGHRYPGKGTCTPERVLPLIERHPRARFILAHAGGGLPFYHLMPEVAEATRNVWYDTAAAPLLYRPVLYRRLVDLVGLDRVLFASDAPLIGLRRPLAHFAAAPLTEEERAAIGGGNLATLLGALP; via the coding sequence GTGCTCTGCGACGCCCACACCCACATCTTTCCTCCCGCGATTGTCGCCGCGCCGGACGCGGTGGATGACCCGTACTTCCGTGAACTCTATGCCGCGCCCCGGCCCCGGCTTGCCGACGGACCGGCGCTCCTGCGCCTGATGGATCAGGCCGAGGTCGCGCAGGCGGTTATTGTCGGCTGGGGCTGGCGCGACCTCGAGCAGTGTCGGCGGGGGAACGACTACCTCCTCGAAGAGGCGGCGCGGCAGCCACGCCGCTTTATTCCGTTTGTGACGGTGCCGCCCCTCGCTGGCGAGGCGGCGCTGCGTGAGATCGAGCGGGCAGCGGCGGGGGGCGCCCGCGGCATCGGAGAGTTGATGCCCGACGGGCAAGGCGTGCGGCCGGATGATGCCGCCATGGACGCAGTCGTCGCTGTCGCTGCCCGCCTCGGCCTGCCGGTCTTGATCCATGCCAGCGAGCCGGTGGGACATCGCTATCCCGGGAAGGGAACATGCACGCCCGAGCGAGTGCTCCCGCTCATCGAGCGCCATCCGCGCGCCCGCTTCATCCTCGCGCACGCGGGAGGCGGCCTGCCGTTCTATCACCTGATGCCCGAGGTCGCCGAGGCGACGCGCAATGTGTGGTACGATACGGCGGCGGCACCGCTCCTCTATCGCCCTGTGCTTTATCGCCGGCTGGTCGATCTGGTCGGCCTCGACCGCGTGCTGTTCGCCAGTGATGCGCCGCTCATCGGGCTGCGACGCCCGCTTGCGCACTTCGCTGCGGCGCCGCTGACGGAAGAGGAACGCGCCGCGATCGGCGGCGGCAACCTCGCCACCCTGCTTGGAGCGCTGCCATGA
- a CDS encoding DUF4437 domain-containing protein: MAFAPRPHVELVHVLDMPAREVLLPGANMPARLIVLSESPVNKAISAILDLPPGWRRERGANPDTFVEHYLLAGDLLVGDDLQLLPHHYFRTEIGTAAGPFSTVHGARIVYFTEGDPMAWTPVPTPGPSLTEGITWHNTNIMPWEDSFVPGPNITETGARLKIKLLHMDPRTKAYTRLVLAEKGWYDHRFAHHPVVEEAYTVAGHMTYNYGTLEVDTYFYRPPRIKHGDFLAYPDGCIWIIRSDGELENIYTSLDGEPGNWEYGTEREPVPVDTEKLVRSKRAGAWNGYGQHIPREEWEKRKQEKGS; the protein is encoded by the coding sequence ATGGCATTTGCTCCTCGGCCACACGTTGAATTGGTCCACGTCCTCGACATGCCGGCGCGAGAGGTACTGCTTCCCGGGGCAAATATGCCGGCCCGGCTGATCGTTTTGAGCGAGAGCCCCGTGAACAAAGCGATCTCGGCTATTCTCGACCTTCCTCCCGGCTGGCGGCGTGAGCGCGGCGCGAACCCGGACACGTTCGTTGAGCACTATCTTCTCGCGGGCGACCTTCTTGTCGGCGATGATTTGCAGCTGCTGCCGCATCACTACTTCCGCACGGAAATCGGAACGGCGGCGGGTCCCTTCTCCACGGTGCATGGGGCCCGGATCGTCTATTTCACGGAGGGCGACCCGATGGCGTGGACGCCGGTCCCCACGCCTGGTCCTTCCCTAACCGAGGGAATTACGTGGCACAACACCAACATCATGCCGTGGGAAGACTCGTTTGTCCCGGGGCCAAACATCACCGAGACTGGGGCGCGGCTGAAGATCAAGCTGTTGCATATGGACCCGCGGACAAAGGCGTACACGCGGCTGGTCCTTGCTGAGAAAGGGTGGTACGACCACCGCTTCGCCCATCACCCGGTTGTCGAAGAGGCGTACACCGTCGCGGGCCACATGACGTACAACTACGGCACGCTGGAGGTCGACACCTACTTCTATCGGCCGCCGCGGATTAAGCACGGCGACTTTCTCGCCTATCCGGATGGCTGTATCTGGATCATCCGGTCGGACGGCGAGCTCGAGAACATCTACACCTCGCTTGACGGCGAGCCGGGCAACTGGGAATACGGCACCGAGCGCGAGCCGGTTCCGGTCGATACGGAGAAACTGGTCCGCTCGAAGCGCGCTGGCGCCTGGAACGGCTACGGCCAGCATATTCCGCGTGAGGAGTGGGAGAAGCGCAAGCAGGAGAAGGGCAGCTAG
- a CDS encoding cobalamin-independent methionine synthase II family protein, giving the protein MADLALTAQLVGSYAKPQWLADHERAYALDEPWWRVPEEFLDQAKTDAALLAIRDQERAGLAVITDGEQRRQSFTAYFFRLHGIDTTRWGPRTSGAASDIAGFVERRAPTARTALFPSLGPTVVGPIAWAGPISVDDLRFLRRSTRRLTKATIAGPATLALRLSDQWYGDLTRLILALADALNREIKALEAAGADIIQLDEPEVHFSLSLVRDAATEAIDRALHGVTARTAVHLCYGYARTTTAKRVNPRYAEAIALIAASRADEISLEYEQPGHQPDVLVHCGRKAVILGLLNNAPDAPVETVDHILARARAALEVVPPERLRLAPDCGMWFLPRAQAFRKISALALAARALRNEFATA; this is encoded by the coding sequence ATGGCCGATCTCGCGCTGACCGCCCAGCTTGTCGGCTCCTACGCCAAGCCACAGTGGCTGGCCGACCATGAACGAGCCTACGCGCTTGATGAGCCGTGGTGGCGCGTTCCGGAGGAGTTTCTCGACCAGGCGAAGACGGATGCTGCGCTCTTGGCGATCCGCGACCAGGAGCGCGCCGGGCTCGCCGTGATCACGGACGGCGAACAGCGTCGCCAGTCGTTCACGGCCTACTTCTTCCGGCTGCACGGCATCGATACTACGCGCTGGGGTCCTCGTACCTCAGGAGCAGCAAGCGATATCGCCGGCTTTGTCGAGCGTCGCGCCCCAACGGCGCGCACCGCGCTCTTTCCCAGCTTGGGACCAACGGTCGTCGGCCCTATTGCGTGGGCAGGACCGATATCCGTCGATGACCTGCGGTTTCTTCGCCGTTCGACCCGGCGGCTGACGAAAGCAACCATCGCCGGCCCCGCCACCCTCGCCCTGCGCCTCTCCGACCAGTGGTACGGCGACCTCACGCGGCTGATCTTGGCGCTCGCCGATGCGCTGAACCGCGAGATCAAGGCGCTCGAGGCCGCCGGCGCCGACATCATTCAGCTCGACGAACCCGAGGTGCACTTCAGTCTCTCGCTCGTCCGCGACGCCGCTACCGAAGCGATCGATCGCGCCCTCCACGGCGTGACCGCCCGCACGGCGGTCCATCTCTGTTACGGCTACGCCCGCACCACGACGGCAAAACGGGTCAATCCGAGGTACGCCGAGGCGATTGCGCTGATTGCCGCCTCGCGGGCCGATGAGATCAGCCTTGAATATGAGCAGCCGGGCCATCAGCCGGACGTCCTCGTCCATTGCGGCCGCAAGGCCGTCATCCTCGGTCTCCTCAACAATGCTCCCGATGCCCCCGTCGAAACGGTCGACCACATCCTCGCACGCGCCCGCGCCGCGCTTGAGGTCGTCCCCCCTGAGCGGCTGCGGCTTGCGCCGGACTGCGGCATGTGGTTTCTTCCGCGCGCGCAGGCATTCCGGAAGATCTCGGCCCTTGCGCTGGCAGCGCGGGCGCTGCGGAACGAGTTCGCTACAGCGTGA
- a CDS encoding FAD-dependent oxidoreductase, protein MTTPLLFRPFQLGTARLKNRIVLSGHGMRLADDGLPGDRLFAYQVERAQGGVGLIILESGPVHRSGRLNPHQIHLFDDRVIPALRRLADAVHAYDVPLFQILWHAGHNVPSYLSELPAWAPSALPSVAGEIPHVMTAAEIRELVASYGAAARRCRTAGLDGVEVQTAADYLLGAFLSPQLNRRADAYGGSRENRVRIVLEVLETVRAAMGRDRVVGIRTSGDHLVPGGLDLPEVIEILRLIEASGLIDYVSVVAGSYYSMAALLPTSYTPRGNAVELAAAIKRAIKLPVIVAGRLRTPAEMEAVLERGAADLVATARTLIADPFFPAKAAAGETERIRPCISCNQGCWGMVAKGRSGGCVVNARAGAEWALPPLEQSRRPAERRKRVLVVGGGPAGLEAARRAAERGHEVTLDEATDALGGMLALMALIPGREESWQYLEWLVREVQRLGVTIRLAHPATADEIVRGGWDAVVVATGSEPSPVGLARLLPNNVPVSGADHPAVIPERVALRQPECVPGSRVLVVDEDGLSYPAAGVAERLAELGKTVEIVTSAIAFGYPELLHTLDLGIVQRRLARLGVRWRPQTLLIGIDLDHRAVQLLDLVSGQDFADGPWDAVVLATGSAARDELAHELAGRVPELHVIGDALAPRRLMAATAEGYRAGGML, encoded by the coding sequence ATGACCACTCCGCTGTTATTCCGCCCTTTTCAGTTGGGGACAGCGCGGCTGAAAAACCGGATCGTGCTCTCGGGCCACGGGATGCGGCTTGCGGATGACGGCCTGCCTGGCGACCGGCTGTTCGCCTATCAAGTGGAACGGGCGCAAGGAGGGGTTGGCCTGATCATCCTCGAGTCGGGGCCGGTTCACCGGAGCGGGCGGCTGAACCCGCACCAGATCCATCTGTTTGATGACCGCGTCATCCCTGCGCTGCGTCGCCTCGCTGACGCGGTGCACGCGTACGATGTCCCGCTTTTCCAGATTCTCTGGCACGCCGGGCACAATGTCCCCTCCTATCTGAGCGAGCTGCCGGCGTGGGCGCCCTCGGCGCTGCCGAGCGTGGCGGGGGAAATTCCGCATGTCATGACTGCCGCCGAAATCCGAGAGCTGGTGGCAAGCTACGGCGCGGCGGCGCGCCGCTGCCGCACGGCGGGACTGGACGGCGTCGAGGTGCAGACCGCGGCGGACTATCTTCTGGGCGCGTTTCTGTCGCCCCAGCTCAACCGCCGTGCGGATGCCTATGGAGGAAGCCGCGAGAACCGCGTGCGGATTGTGCTTGAGGTGCTCGAGACGGTGCGCGCGGCGATGGGCCGCGACCGGGTAGTCGGCATCCGGACAAGCGGCGATCACCTTGTGCCGGGAGGGCTCGACCTGCCCGAAGTGATCGAGATCCTCCGGCTGATCGAGGCGTCGGGGCTGATCGATTACGTAAGCGTCGTTGCGGGCAGCTACTACAGCATGGCTGCCCTCTTGCCGACGAGTTACACCCCGCGCGGCAATGCGGTCGAACTGGCAGCGGCGATCAAGCGCGCCATCAAGCTCCCCGTGATCGTTGCGGGCCGGCTGCGTACCCCAGCTGAAATGGAAGCAGTGCTCGAGCGGGGCGCAGCCGACCTTGTCGCCACGGCGCGGACCCTGATCGCTGACCCGTTCTTTCCGGCGAAGGCGGCAGCCGGCGAAACAGAACGGATTCGGCCGTGTATCTCCTGTAACCAAGGCTGTTGGGGCATGGTTGCCAAAGGCCGCTCCGGAGGATGCGTCGTCAACGCGCGCGCAGGAGCAGAATGGGCACTTCCCCCGCTCGAGCAGTCGCGTCGTCCCGCTGAGCGGCGCAAGCGCGTGCTCGTCGTCGGCGGGGGCCCTGCCGGGCTCGAGGCGGCGCGCCGGGCGGCAGAGCGCGGCCATGAGGTGACACTCGATGAGGCGACCGATGCCCTCGGCGGGATGCTCGCCCTTATGGCGCTCATCCCAGGCCGGGAAGAAAGCTGGCAGTATCTCGAGTGGCTGGTGCGGGAAGTGCAGCGGCTCGGCGTGACGATCCGCCTCGCGCATCCGGCGACTGCTGACGAGATCGTCCGGGGCGGTTGGGATGCCGTCGTCGTGGCGACGGGCAGCGAGCCGTCGCCGGTGGGGCTGGCCCGTCTGCTTCCGAACAATGTTCCCGTGAGCGGGGCCGACCACCCCGCCGTCATCCCGGAGCGGGTGGCGCTTCGGCAGCCGGAGTGCGTGCCCGGTTCCCGGGTCCTGGTGGTTGACGAGGATGGGCTCAGCTATCCGGCGGCCGGGGTTGCGGAGCGGCTCGCCGAGCTCGGCAAGACGGTAGAGATCGTCACCTCGGCGATCGCCTTCGGCTACCCCGAGCTGCTCCACACTCTTGACCTTGGCATCGTTCAGCGCCGTCTCGCCCGTCTCGGCGTTCGCTGGCGCCCGCAGACCCTCCTCATCGGCATCGATCTGGATCACCGAGCCGTTCAGCTGCTCGACCTGGTCAGCGGGCAGGACTTTGCCGATGGTCCGTGGGATGCTGTCGTTCTCGCGACAGGCTCTGCCGCGCGGGACGAACTGGCGCATGAGCTGGCAGGCCGGGTTCCTGAACTGCACGTTATTGGCGATGCACTGGCGCCGCGGCGCCTGATGGCGGCAACCGCGGAAGGCTACCGAGCAGGAGGCATGCTGTGA
- a CDS encoding MaoC/PaaZ C-terminal domain-containing protein, translated as MATGPRWEDLVEGEELPPLVKPALTTQQLVMFAGASYDFYQIHYDKDFALANGLPNVIAHGLLKMAFLGQFLTDWIGPNGMIRKLGCQYRGMDFPGDVLTVRGVVVRKYEENGERLVDLEIWTENQRGEKTTPGRATVVLAD; from the coding sequence ATGGCGACTGGGCCACGCTGGGAAGACCTCGTTGAGGGAGAGGAGCTTCCGCCTCTTGTCAAACCCGCTCTGACCACCCAGCAACTCGTCATGTTCGCCGGCGCGTCGTACGACTTTTACCAGATCCACTACGACAAGGACTTCGCGTTAGCGAACGGTCTGCCAAACGTTATCGCCCACGGCCTGCTGAAGATGGCCTTCTTAGGCCAGTTCCTCACCGATTGGATCGGCCCGAACGGAATGATCCGCAAGCTTGGGTGCCAGTATCGCGGAATGGACTTTCCCGGCGATGTGCTGACGGTGCGCGGCGTGGTCGTGCGCAAGTACGAAGAGAATGGGGAGCGGTTGGTCGACCTTGAGATCTGGACCGAGAACCAGCGCGGAGAAAAGACGACCCCCGGCAGGGCGACGGTCGTGCTCGCGGACTGA
- a CDS encoding VOC family protein has product MIAGIADIVIGVRDPANWVALARDQLQFDVRAEGRDDGPLGEGSSGAIVLAPPGAETGRIRLIHYPEGRTAGRPDIRDLGFFDFDIYSRDCDATYAQLVRNGYHFRTPPATWSLDSPPLTLTEALLLAPDDVNLVFIGTAQPRGAAAYAADPNRRYSEASSAVAVVPDLDVALRFWRDGLGYQVLLDFHLQHPALEPLLGIPPTEGFRMALLAKGGETARIELIAFPPDRPRGVDRTANRAGTIGLLAWGFRSTDLTADLAAIEAAGGRVDSPPRLVRDAVHGRARVATASTPDHLLLELWQEE; this is encoded by the coding sequence GTGATTGCAGGGATAGCCGATATCGTCATCGGCGTCCGAGACCCGGCGAACTGGGTCGCGCTCGCTCGCGATCAGCTTCAGTTCGACGTTCGCGCTGAGGGCCGCGACGACGGCCCGTTGGGGGAAGGGAGCAGCGGCGCGATAGTCCTCGCCCCGCCGGGGGCCGAGACCGGCCGCATCCGGCTGATCCACTATCCGGAGGGGCGGACGGCTGGGCGTCCCGACATTCGGGACCTCGGCTTTTTCGACTTCGATATCTACTCGCGCGACTGCGACGCGACCTATGCGCAGCTCGTCCGCAACGGCTACCATTTCCGAACGCCTCCTGCGACCTGGTCGCTCGACTCGCCGCCGCTCACGCTGACCGAAGCGCTGCTGCTCGCCCCAGACGATGTCAATCTGGTCTTTATCGGCACCGCGCAGCCGCGCGGCGCCGCCGCCTATGCTGCTGACCCGAACCGGCGTTACTCCGAGGCTAGTTCCGCCGTCGCGGTAGTTCCCGACCTCGATGTCGCGCTTCGCTTTTGGCGGGACGGCCTCGGCTATCAGGTTCTGCTCGATTTCCACCTCCAGCATCCTGCGCTTGAGCCGCTCCTCGGCATCCCGCCGACAGAGGGCTTCCGCATGGCGTTGCTCGCGAAGGGAGGCGAAACCGCCCGTATTGAACTGATTGCCTTCCCGCCAGACCGCCCCCGCGGGGTAGACCGGACCGCCAATCGCGCAGGGACCATCGGGCTTCTTGCGTGGGGGTTCCGGTCCACCGACCTCACTGCCGACCTTGCGGCCATCGAAGCGGCAGGCGGTCGGGTCGACAGTCCCCCGCGGCTGGTGCGCGACGCAGTCCACGGCCGCGCTCGAGTGGCGACAGCGAGCACGCCGGACCATCTCCTGCTTGAGCTTTGGCAGGAAGAGTAA
- the mutS gene encoding DNA mismatch repair protein MutS, producing the protein MVGVDPGGGTAYINRSMTPAYRQYLAFKRQYPDCILFFQLGDFYETFDDDAKVVASVCDIVLTSRGFGPSERRPLAGVPVRSAEVYIAKLIAAGKKVVVVDQVERTGGPGTTLRNAQAAAARAGAGPAPKGHKALFERYVSRVVTPGTALDPVMLDAKANNYLVALLSEGGWTGIAAADVSTGEFFCLQVAEELAAAELERLSPAEIILPRQTPAPQTRAAITERDPWQFDFAVARETLFRHFDVATLEPFGCADRPLAARAAGALLAYLAEMGGSSLGQLTRLVTVNPERTMVLDAPTRRNLELAQGGRSGVGSLVSVLDLTRTAMGGRLLRRWLLAPLLDRAAVHARQEIVAALYENALRRADVIAALAPVADLERLAQRIASGHAGPREVVALRRSLDAVPALAAALAGDPRLAVLAARLDPCDAIRERIALALRDDPPAQLDEGGVIRPGYSAELDELVEASRDGKAYIATLERRERERTGIASLKVGFNKVFGYYLEVSHANASRVPPDYIRKQTLVGAERYITPEMKEVEARVLHAQEKIIALETQLYRELCRFISERIDEVRATAAAVAELDVFAALAEVAVRQGYCRPVLDESDRIEIRAGRHPVVETTIGEGRFVPNDVTLSCEDAQIIILTGPNMAGKSVFLRQVALIVLLAQIGSFVPAAEARIGMVDRIFTRVGAQDDPAAGQSTFMVEMAETANILHHATRRSLIILDEVGRGTSTYDGMAIARAIVEYLHDHPRLGAKTLFATHYHELTALERYLPRVRNYRMDVLEEGDRVVFLHRVVPGGADRSYGLYVAKIAGVPRAVIQRAEEILRELEQKAASVPSARRPKGNGQLPLLPVGGSLLEELAMLDVDSMTPLEAITRLYELRERAAMAFRLVR; encoded by the coding sequence ATGGTGGGCGTTGATCCCGGGGGAGGGACTGCCTACATTAACCGTTCGATGACCCCGGCGTACCGCCAGTACCTTGCGTTCAAGCGGCAGTATCCCGACTGCATCCTGTTTTTCCAGCTGGGCGACTTTTACGAGACCTTCGACGATGATGCCAAGGTCGTCGCCTCGGTCTGCGATATCGTGTTGACCTCGCGCGGGTTTGGGCCGAGCGAGCGGCGCCCTCTTGCTGGGGTGCCAGTGCGGTCGGCAGAGGTGTATATCGCAAAGCTGATCGCGGCGGGCAAGAAAGTCGTTGTCGTCGACCAGGTAGAGCGGACCGGCGGGCCCGGGACGACGCTCCGGAACGCTCAAGCTGCCGCAGCCCGGGCCGGGGCGGGGCCGGCGCCCAAAGGCCACAAAGCGCTGTTCGAACGGTATGTCTCTCGCGTTGTCACCCCGGGCACGGCGCTCGACCCAGTGATGCTTGATGCCAAGGCGAATAACTACCTCGTCGCCTTGCTGTCTGAAGGAGGCTGGACCGGGATCGCGGCTGCGGACGTTTCCACCGGAGAGTTTTTCTGCCTCCAGGTAGCGGAGGAGCTGGCAGCCGCCGAGCTGGAGCGCCTCTCGCCTGCCGAGATCATCCTGCCGCGCCAGACCCCTGCTCCGCAGACCCGGGCAGCGATCACCGAGCGCGATCCGTGGCAGTTCGATTTCGCGGTCGCTCGCGAGACGCTGTTCCGTCACTTCGACGTCGCGACGCTCGAGCCGTTCGGCTGCGCCGATCGTCCTCTCGCGGCGCGGGCGGCAGGCGCCCTGCTCGCCTATCTCGCCGAGATGGGAGGCAGCAGTCTCGGCCAGCTGACCAGACTGGTCACCGTCAACCCCGAGCGGACCATGGTGCTCGACGCGCCGACGCGGCGCAATCTTGAACTGGCGCAGGGTGGCCGCTCTGGCGTCGGCTCGCTCGTGAGCGTGCTCGACCTGACGCGGACGGCGATGGGTGGCCGCCTTCTCCGCCGCTGGCTTCTTGCCCCTTTGCTCGACCGGGCCGCCGTCCACGCGCGGCAAGAGATCGTCGCCGCCCTCTACGAGAATGCGCTGCGGCGCGCCGACGTCATTGCCGCCCTTGCGCCCGTTGCCGATCTTGAGCGCCTCGCCCAGCGGATCGCGAGCGGGCATGCGGGGCCGCGGGAGGTCGTTGCGCTGCGCCGTTCGCTGGACGCCGTGCCCGCGCTTGCCGCGGCGCTCGCCGGCGACCCGCGCCTTGCGGTGCTGGCGGCTCGCCTCGACCCCTGCGATGCGATCCGCGAGCGGATTGCGCTCGCCCTCCGCGACGACCCTCCCGCTCAGCTTGACGAGGGCGGGGTGATTCGGCCGGGCTACTCCGCCGAACTCGACGAGCTCGTGGAGGCGAGTCGGGATGGCAAGGCGTATATCGCGACCCTAGAGCGTCGCGAACGGGAGCGCACGGGCATAGCCTCGCTCAAGGTCGGCTTCAATAAGGTGTTTGGCTACTACCTCGAAGTGAGCCACGCGAATGCCAGTCGTGTCCCTCCGGACTACATTCGCAAGCAGACGTTAGTCGGCGCCGAGCGGTATATCACCCCGGAGATGAAAGAAGTCGAAGCGCGGGTGCTGCACGCGCAAGAGAAGATCATCGCCCTTGAGACCCAGCTCTATCGGGAACTGTGCCGCTTCATCAGCGAGCGCATCGACGAGGTGCGCGCGACTGCTGCTGCCGTTGCGGAACTCGATGTCTTCGCCGCGCTCGCCGAGGTGGCAGTGCGGCAGGGCTACTGCCGGCCGGTTCTCGATGAGAGCGACCGGATTGAGATCCGCGCCGGGCGGCACCCTGTCGTCGAGACGACGATCGGCGAGGGGCGCTTTGTTCCGAATGACGTGACCCTTTCCTGCGAGGATGCGCAGATTATCATCCTGACTGGGCCGAATATGGCCGGAAAATCGGTCTTCCTCCGCCAAGTCGCGCTGATCGTGCTGCTCGCCCAGATCGGGTCGTTTGTTCCTGCGGCTGAGGCGCGGATTGGGATGGTCGACCGGATTTTCACGCGGGTCGGCGCGCAGGACGATCCGGCGGCCGGCCAGAGCACCTTTATGGTCGAAATGGCCGAGACGGCGAACATTCTCCATCACGCTACCCGCCGCTCGCTCATCATTCTCGATGAGGTCGGGCGCGGCACCTCGACCTATGACGGAATGGCCATCGCGCGCGCGATTGTCGAGTACCTGCACGACCATCCTCGCCTGGGGGCAAAGACTCTCTTCGCCACCCACTATCATGAACTGACGGCCCTCGAACGGTATCTCCCGCGCGTGCGCAACTACCGGATGGACGTGCTCGAAGAGGGCGACCGAGTGGTCTTCCTTCACCGCGTCGTGCCGGGCGGGGCGGACCGCTCGTATGGGCTCTACGTCGCGAAGATAGCCGGCGTCCCCCGTGCGGTTATCCAGCGCGCGGAAGAGATCCTGCGCGAGCTCGAGCAGAAGGCGGCGAGCGTGCCGTCTGCACGTCGGCCGAAAGGCAATGGCCAGCTTCCCCTCCTCCCGGTCGGAGGGTCGCTGCTCGAGGAGCTGGCGATGCTCGATGTCGACTCGATGACGCCCCTCGAAGCGATCACCCGGCTCTATGAGTTGCGGGAACGGGCTGCGATGGCGTTCCGGCTGGTCCGGTAG